Proteins encoded together in one Procambarus clarkii isolate CNS0578487 chromosome 67, FALCON_Pclarkii_2.0, whole genome shotgun sequence window:
- the LOC138355437 gene encoding uncharacterized protein, whose translation MLHHIMNNVDTHYYRYNSSFKEILGGVQVLHACMTYLHVITYLQVLHTCNNILSQSQIFDGLRAYVQRLRSRGKLRSQEKIPKGESKDKSKNVQNGSQKSRQQNSSSAKWKQNNVGSYAISPTVNRTVGNQAPKTDKTKGATSAPKCLFCQEAHTIYQCTVYEGRASRIDRLKSLNRCIRCLRKHDTSECITQLQNCQYCHKSVHHTALCGDINTQSRSQTSNNQPASQAKPKDDNTTTAVQFCTVMSNVNDLDTEIVTTAILPTAQLELCNQGICIPTRGFFDQGSQKTFISKKMAEDLQLKSSKQVSTSISGFFTNSGRRTFPVVKLNVCLGTSQRTVEAIVVDKIPTEMGVTGLTATIKFLKEKGIQLADPLLDSDYIGDIGILIGADYYHRFILGSEESMGMNILKSAGGILMTGPILDLEPSTPEKSHHTETVIVA comes from the coding sequence atgcttcatcacatcatgaataatgtagatacacattattacagatacaattcatcctttaaggaaatccttggaggagtacaagtgttacatgcttgtatgacctacttgcatgtaattacttacctacaagttttacatacttgtaacaacatcttatcacaaagccaaatctttgatggacttcgagcttacgtacaaagattacgaagccgaggaaaacttagatctcaagaaaaaatccccaaaggtgaatccaaggacaaaagcaaaaatgtccagaatggcagtcaaaaatcaaggcaacaaaactcctcttctgcaaagtggaaacagaataatgttggctcttatgctatatcccccacagttaacagaactgtaggaaaccaagctcctaagacagataagacaaaaggagctacaagtgccccaaaatgtttattctgtcaagaagcacataccatttatcaatgcacagtttatgaaggccgtgccagtcgaatcgatcgactgaaatctctgaacaggtgcatccgttgtctacggaagcacgatactagtgagtgtatcactcaattgcagaactgccaatattgtcataaaagtgtacatcacacagcactctgtggtgatattaacactcaatccagatcacagacttccaataatcaacctgcatctcaggcaaagcccaaagatgataataccacaacagccgtacaattctgtacagtaatgagcaatgtcaacgacttggatacagaaattgttacaacagccatattgcctactgcacagctagaactatgcaatcaaggaatttgtattccaactagaggcttttttgatcaagggtcacagaaaacctttatcagtaaaaagatggcagaagatttacaacttaaatcttcaaagcaagtatctacatccatatcagggttttttactaattctggtcgtagaacctttccagtagtaaaactcaatgtctgtctaggtacatcccaaaggacagtagaagccatagtagttgataaaattcctactgaaatgggagtgactggtctgacagccacaattaaattcctaaaagaaaaaggaatacaattagcagatcctctgcttgattctgactacataggagatatcggaatcctgattggagctgactactatcatcgattcattctgggatcagaagaatctatgggtatgaatatactcaaatcagcaggaggcatattgatgacaggacctatactagatcttgaaccttcaactcctgaaaaatcacatcatacagaaactgtaatagtggcatga